From the Capra hircus breed San Clemente chromosome 14, ASM170441v1, whole genome shotgun sequence genome, the window ATGCAGATCTACTTGGTGTCCAGGTCTAGTGGGTGTGCAGGACTAGTGGGTGTGCAGGTCTAGTGGGTGTCCAGATCTAGTGGGTGTGTTAGGACTAGTGGGTGTCTCAGGACCAGTGGGTCTGCAGGACTAGTGGGTGTGCAGGTCTAGTGGATGTCTCAGGACTAGTGGGTATCTCAGGACTAGTGGGTGTGCAAGTCTAGTGGGTGTCCAGGTCTAATGGGTGTCTCAGGACTAGTGGGTGTGCAGGTCTAGTGGGTGTCTCAGGACTAGTGGGTATCTCAGGACTAGTGGGTGTGGAGGTCTAGTGGGTGTGCAGATCTACTGGGTGTCCAGGTCTAGTGGGTGTCTCAGGACTAGTGGGTGTCCAGGTCTAGTGGGTGTCCAGGTCTAGTGGGTGTCTCAGGACTAGTGGGTGTGCAGGACTAGTGGGTGTCTCAGGACTAATGGGTGTGCAGGACTAGTGGGTGTCTCAGGACTAGTGGGTGTGGAGGTCTAGTGGGTGTGCAGATCTACTGGGTGTCCAGGTCTAGTGGGTGTCTCAGGACTAGTGGGTGTCCAGGTCTAGTGGGTGTCCAGGTCTAGTGGGTGTCTCAGGACTAGTGGGTGTGCAGGACTAGTGGGTGTCTCAGGACTAATGGGTGTGCAGGACTAGTGGGTGTCTCAGGACTAGTGGGTGTGGAGGTCTAGTGGGTGTGCAGATCTACTGGGTGTCCAGGTCTAATGGGTGTCCAGGTCTATGGGTGTCTCAGGACTAGTGGGTGTGCAGGACTAGTGGGTGTCTCAGGACTAGTGAGTGTGCAGGTCTAGTGGGTGTGTAGGTCTAGTGGGTGTGCAGGACTAGAGGGTGTGCAGGTCCAGTGGGTGTCCAGGTCTAATGGGTGTGCAGGTCTAGTGGGTGTGTAGGTCTAGTGGGTGTGCAGGTCTAGTGGGTGTCCAGGTCTAGGGGGTGTGCAGGTCTAGTGGGTTGTCCCCATCTAGTGGGTGTCTCAGGACTAGTGGGTGTGCAGGTCTAGTGGGTGTGCAGGACTAGTGGGTGTGCAGCTCTAGTGGGTGTCCAGGTCTAGTGGGTGTCTCAGGACTAGTGGGTGTGCAGGTCTAGTGGGTGTGTAGGACTAGAGAGTGTGCAGGTCTAGTGGGTATGCAGATCTACTTGGTGTCCAGGTCTAGTGGGTGTGCAGGACTAGTGGGTGTGCAGGTCTAGTGGGTGTCTCAGGACTAGTGGGTATCTCAGGACTAGTGGGTGTGCAGGTCTAGTGGGTGTCTCAGGACTAGTGGGTATCTCAGGACTAGTGGGTGTGCAGGCCTAGTGGGTGTCTCAGGACTAGTGGGTATCTCAGGACTAGTGGGTGTGGAGGTCTAGCGGGTGTGCAGATCTACTGGGTGTCCAGGTCTAGTGGGTGTCCAGGTCTAGTGGGTGTCTCAGGACTAGTGGGTGTGCAGGATTAGTGGGTGTCTCAGGACTAGTGGGTGTGCAGGACTAGTGGGTGTCTCAGGACTAGTGGGTGTGGAGGTCTAGTGGGTGTGTAGGTCTAGTGGGTGTGTAGGTCTAGTGGGTGCGTAGGACTAGAGGGTGTCCAGGTCTAGTGGGTGTCCGGGTCTAGTGGGTGTCCAGGACTAGAGGGTGTCCAGGTCTAGTGACCATCCCCCCTTACCCCATCACAGGGAGATGGAGGGCCCACAGACAGATGGGGCAGCGGAGTGGCTGAGAGAGAGCCTGGGCCgggcagaggggctggggagaTGGAGGGGCTAGAACGGCTAAGGGGGACACGGCCTAGGCTGAGGAGCCAGAGCTGCAGCGGGCAGCCCTCTTCCCCATCCAGCAGGTAGGTCTGCTTCCAGAAAACAGATTCAGGAGGCCTGGTGCAGGTGTGGGCCGTGATTCTTCAGAGGCGCTGGGGGCTGGGCTACACGGGGCTGTGGGCCAGGGTCTAGAGATGGAGGCTCAAGAGTGGGGTGATCAGCAGGAGGGTGCCGGCCAGGCTGCGGGGGCTGCCCAGGGTGGGCGCCCCGTCCACGTTGCACAGGTCAGTGTTGCAGCAGGACACGGGCCGGGTCCAGCCGATGCCGTCCACATCTGAGGGCACGCACTTGCTCGCACAGGACTTGGTCACCGTGGAGTCCCCCAGGAAGGGGTACACTGGGGGAATGGGGGCACCGGTGTCAGGCCGGCCCCCtgagccccagcccagcctcctcccGCAGCACCCACTCTGCCTCAACCCCTCCATGACCTggcccctccttccttccaccaCCATTGCACCAGGGGCGCGTAGTGACTTGTTCAGGATGCCTCGAGGGGTGAGGCCACTCTGTGACTCCCCAGCAAGGCTGCAAGAGCCTCCCATTCCAGGAAGAAGGgtgaggaaagagggagggagcctGGCTGCTTGGACCAAAAGCTCTCTCTGGAAATGTCAAAGGTGGTGGCTGCTCTCTGCACGCAGGGCCTGGGCTGGAGGCAGCCCTGACCCTGGGACCCTGCCCGACCTGCCCCACTGACCTGTCTCCAGGGAGTAGAGTGTGGTCTTGCACATGGTCTCGTTGGCGTTGCAGGTGGTGATGGTGTCGCAGCTGGACACGCTGATGGGCTCGGGACACGTGTAGCATTGCAGGGCAACCACTGGGAAAGGGTGCGGCCAGGGCTGGTCAGGCAGGCCTGTCCCTTCCAAGCCTTGGGACCCGAGAGCCTAGGTTTGAGGGGGACAACACCACCGAGTCTCCAGTCGCCCACCAACCAAAACCCCAGGAAGATTCAAGAGCCGCGAGCTGGGTCCCTAAGTCCTGAGGCAGAGTATGCCCCTGGCGGTCGGGCTTAGCCTGCCGGCCAAAGCTGAGATGAAGCTGTGTTAGGGGTGCTGGGGAGGCACGCGGAGGTGAGGCCACACCCACACCTCTGCAGTGAAGGGCCCGGCAGGGGTCCGGAGGACCTCACTGCAGCAGGTCGCCCCCCCAACACCCCCGGCGTCCTCATCAGCAA encodes:
- the LYPD2 gene encoding ly6/PLAUR domain-containing protein 2 isoform X1, coding for MWGTRLALPALVLATCCELGEECQEAGGSSGGQGEAESREALGSQGLEGTGLPDQPWPHPFPVVALQCYTCPEPISVSSCDTITTCNANETMCKTTLYSLETVYPFLGDSTVTKSCASKCVPSDVDGIGWTRPVSCCNTDLCNVDGAPTLGSPRSLAGTLLLITPLLSLHL
- the LYPD2 gene encoding ly6/PLAUR domain-containing protein 2 isoform X2, which encodes MWGTRLALPALVLATCCELVVALQCYTCPEPISVSSCDTITTCNANETMCKTTLYSLETVYPFLGDSTVTKSCASKCVPSDVDGIGWTRPVSCCNTDLCNVDGAPTLGSPRSLAGTLLLITPLLSLHL